Within Gemmatimonadetes bacterium SCN 70-22, the genomic segment CCGCGAGGATGCGGATCCGATGCTGGCGCAGCTTGCCGCCTAACGTGGCGAGCACGTCGTGCCCGCCCTGGATCGTGACGCGAAACGTCGCGTTGGGAAGCACTTCCGATACGGTCCCTTCGAGCTCGATCGCTTCCTGCTTGGCCATCAACACCTCGTGCATGCGGCGGACGGGTCGCGAACGCCACCGAACGGCCGGGCTGGCACTCGTCCGCCTGGTGAACTGAAAACGGGCGCGACCGAAGTCGCGCCCGAAATCGGAACACTTGAAACTGTGGGTGCAAGGCGAGGCGTGCAAGGGAGTCGCCCCCCGGCGGGCGGTCAGTGCCCCGTCGGGCGCAGCCGCTCCGGCATGTCGGCGACCACGTACGCCATGACGGCCATCGACGCCACGCACATCGCCACCTCGCGCGGATCGAGCTTGTCGACCGTGTCGGCGTCGGTGTGGTGGTACCAGAAGTACTTCGAATCCTCCACGTTCAGCCCCATCCCCGGCACCCCGAGCGCCATGATCGGGCCGATGTCGGCCCCGCCCCCGCCCTTGGTGATCTTCCCCGCCCCGATCGGGTCGAGGAGCTTCCCGATCTCGGAGATCCTGGCAAACGCGGCATCCGGTCCGGTGAACCCGAAGCCAAGGGGCTTGAACACCCCGCCGTCGGACTCGATGGCCAGGATGTGGTTGTCGAGCTCTCCCTTGCGTGCGTCGCGGTAGCCGTTCCCGCCGCGCATCCCGTTCTCCTCGTTCGTCCAACCCACCACGCGGATCGTCCGCTTGGGGGTCAGCCCCAGCCGCTTGAGGACGCGAAGCGCCTCCCACGCCGCCACGACCCCACCGGCGTCGTCCATCGCCCCGCGTCCCACGTCCCACGAGTCGATGTGCCCCCCCATCACGATCACCTCGTCGGGGAATTCCGACCCGCGAATCTCCCCCATCACGTTCCGCGACGGCGCATCGGCCAGCGTCCTCGCCTCCATCGTCAGCTTCACCACGACCTTCTCGCCGCGCTGCACCATGCGCGCAATCATGTCGGCATCCTCCGGGGTGAGGGCCGCGTGGGGGATCTTCCGTACGTCGGGGTCGTACGACATGGAGCCCGTGTGGGGCGTGCGCATCGAGTAGGGCGTGACCGAGCGGATGAGCGAGGCCAGCGCCCCCGCCTTGGCCGCCGCGATCGCCCCCTGCCGGCGATAGGCGCCGGTCGTCCCGTAGTCGACCCACGGGAAGTTGAAGAGGACGATCTTCCCCGCCGCCTCGCTCGCGCGCTTCTCGAGGTCGGCGAACGACGTCGCCACCATCACCTCGGCGGTGATCCCCGAGGCCGGCGTCCCGATGCTTCCCCCCAACCCGAGCATCGGGAGCGGGGCGCGGCGCGGGAGGATCATCTCCGCCGATTCGTTGCCGCGCACCCAGCGGGGGACCATCACCGGCTCGCCCTTCACGTTCTCCAGTCCGTCCGCCTGCATCTGGGCGATGACCCAGTCGATCGCACGCTCGAGCGCCGGCGATCCGCTCAGCCGGTTGCCGTGCGTCTCGGTGAGGAGGGCAATGCGGTCCCAGGCCGAGCTGTCCTTGATCGCCTCGGCGATGATGCGCTCGGCCACCGAGCGGTAGCGCGAGGCGATCGATTGCGCCTGCAGCGGCGCCGCCGCCAGCAGGGCGGCGCCGGCCGCGGCGAGCGAGACGAGCGAGACGAGCGAGACGAGCGAGCGTGCCGCGCGGCGCGCGGGCCCGCGCCGCGCCGCGGGAGGCGATGGGACGACGAGCGGGCGGATGACGCGAGCGAACGGATGGCGAAGGGGCATGGGAGGATGGGAGGGGAGGACGATGCGTGGCATCACGGAGGCGCCAGCGGCACGACGCCTGGCGCGCGGAGGGTCAGCGTGGCCGGATGCCATGCTGCTGCAGGATGCGGCGCACCTCGTCGAGCGGGAGCGCCTCCACCGTGCGTGCGTTGCTTCTGACGGAAGTGGCGGCGAAGAGCGAGTTGTAGATCGCCTCCTCGGTGGCCTCCACGACGGCCTGGAAGAGGGCCGACGTGGCGTCGTTCACCAGCTCCTCGCTCACCCGGAACGACGCGGCGCGCGACGTGTCGCGGGGGGCCGGAAGGTGGCGGCGCACGCTGGCGGCGGTCGAGAAGGCGATCACGTAGTCGCCGCTCCCGTTGGAGGCCGACGAGCCGGTGCGCGAGAGGCCCATGATCGCGCGCGCCGCCAGCCGCTCCAGGTTCCGGTCGAGGAGGGGGGCGTCGGTGGCCACCACCATCATGATCGAGCCGTCGCCGCGCTCGCGGTCGACGTCGTCCTTGAAGGCGTAGCGCCCAAGCGCCTCCCCCACTGGCGCCCCCATCACCTGGAGGACGCCGCCGAAGTTGGACTGCACCAGCACGCCGACCGTGTAGCCGCCTAACGATCGCGGGAGGACACGCGAGCTGGTCCCGATTCCCCCCTTCCATCCGAAGGCAACCGTGCCGGCCCCCGCGCCCACCGCCCCTTCGGCCACCGCCCCCGCGCTCGCCCCCTCCAGCGCCGCACGCACGTGCTCGGGACGAATGGGGCGGGAACGGATGGCGTTGAGCACGCCATCGTTGGTCTCCCCGACGACCGGGTTGATCGACCCTACCCCCTCCATGCCGGGACGCTTCAGCATCCAGTCCACCATCGCGTCGGCGGCCTTCCAGACGCACAACGTGCAGGTCAGGAGGATCGGGGTCTCGAGCTCGCCCAGCTCACGGACCTGCGTGACCCCCAGCAGCTTGCCGAACCCATTGCCCACGTGGATGGCGGCCGGGACGCGGTCGAGGAACGGGTTCCCGCCGTGCGGGAGGATCGCGGTGACGCCGGTGCGCACCGAGTCTCCCTCGATGACGGTCGCCTGCCCCACCCGTACCCCCGCCACGTCGGTGATGGCGTTCAACCCTCCGGGGCGGAAGATCCCGGGGGCCACGCCGAGCTCGCGGGCGCGGGCGCGGGCGGCGGCGCGCTCCTGGGCCGACGCGGCTCCCGGAAACGCGACCGCGCACGCCGCCAGCGCCAGCGCCATCCCGCGCATCGTTGCACTCGCCATCCCGCGCATCGTGGCACTCACCATCCCGCGCGTCGTGGCACACGACAGCCCGCTCGCCATGCTGCGCTCCATTCTGCTCGTCACTCTGCTCGACGTGCCGCCCGCCCTCCCGCCCCCCGTCGCGCCCGGTGTCCGACGCGCGCGGTGCCGACTCCGGTCGCGCATGGCACGCCTAACGTGCAAAGGTGTCGCACGCCGAGCGATCGGCGCCCCGGAATCCGCGCGTGAACCATTCCATCCGCTGCTCGGAGGAGCCGTGCGTCCACGATTCCGGTGACACGCGCCCGGTGGCCATCCGCTGTAGCCGGTCGTCGCCGACTGCCGCGGCGGCGGCCAGCCCCTCCTCGGCGTCGCCCGCCTCGAGGATCCCGGCCCGCGCCGCCGACGCCCCCCACATCCCCGCATAGCAGTCGGCCTGCAGCTCGAGGCGCACCGAGAGCGCGTTGGCCTCCCGCTCCCCCGCGCGCTGCTGGGCACGATGCACCTCCCGGCTCGTCCCCAGCAGGTTCTGCACGTGGTGCCCGATCTCGTGTGCCAGCACGTATGCCTGGGCAAAGTCCCCCGGGGCCTTGAAGCGCTGGCGCAGCTCGTCGAAGAACGCGAGGTCGATGTACACCTTCCCGTCACCCGGACAGTAGAAGGGTCCCGTGGCCGACTCCCCGGTCCCGCACGCCGTCGGCGTCACGTCGCGGAAGAGGACGAGCTTCGCCTCGCGGTACTCGCGAGCCTCCCTGGCGAAATCGGCGCGCCAGAATGCCTGCGTGGTGTCGAGCACGAACGACACGAACTGCACGAGCGGCTCCTCGCGCGCATCGCTCACCGGCGCCTGTTCCTGCTGCTCGACCGGGACGCCCTCCGTCCCCCCACCTCCCAGCAGCCCGAGGAAATCCTGCTTGAAGACGAGGCTCAGGATGATCAGGACGACGAGCCCGCCGATCCCCAGGCGTCCGCCGCCGAACCCCCCTCCACCCAGGCCACCCCCGCCGCCGCCGGACGACGCGCCGCGGCGATCCTCGAGATTCCTGCTGCGACCGCCGGGAGTCCACCTCACGATTCGTCTCCAGATCGAGGAAGGGTGTGCCCTGCACCTGCTCGCACGTGCTCGCACGTGCTCGCACCTGCTCGCCCCACCGCCCGATGTGCCGGGAACGGCGGCCGTCGCCGCCCTCGGCGGTCGCTGCGCGGCAGATTACACCGGCGCGCCCCAACGCGCGAGGAGTCGCCCCGCGCGCGCCGCGGCCTCGGCCAGGCGCGCCGGCGCGACGATGAAGGAGATGCGAAAGTAGCCTTCCCCCCCGGCGCCGAACCCCGAGCCGGGGAGGACGATCACCCCTTCCTCTTCCATCAATCGGTCGGCGAACGCCTTGCTGGGGATCCCCTCGGGGAGCGGGATCCAGAGATACATCGTCGCCTGCGGCGGGGTGACGCTGAATCCCGCGGCGCGGAACGCCTGCACCGCCGCGTCGCGCCGCTCCCGGAAGATGGCGACGTTGGCGGGGACGAAGTCGCCCCAGCTCTCGAGAGCCGCCACCCCCGCCGCCTGGATGCCCATGTACGCCCCCGTGTCGACGAACGTCTTCACCTTGGCCAGCGCCCCTGCAATCTCGAATTTGGCTACCGCCCAGCCGCAACGCCACCCGGTCATGTTGTACGTCTTGGACAGCGAGTGGCACTCGATTGCCACCTCGCGCGCCCCGTCGACCTCGAAGATCGACGGCGGGACGTAGCCGTCGAAAGCCAGCTCCGAGTACGCGTTGTCGTAGACCAGCAGGATGTCGTGATCACGGCAGAACCGCACCGTCCGCTCCAGGTAGTCGCGCGGCGCGATCGCGGTCGTCGGGTTGTTCGGGTAGTTCAGGTACACCACCCGCGTGCGGCGCACCACATCGGCCGGAAGCTCCGCGAGCTCGACGAGGAAGTCGGTGCGCGGGCGCAACGGATACACGTGCGGGGTCGTGTCGCTCAGCAGCGTCCCGCCCAGGTATGCCTGGTACGCCGGCTCGGGGATGATGGCCACGTCGCCCGGCCCCGCGAAGGCGAAGGCGATGTGCGCCAGTCCCTCCTTGGAGCCCAGCAGCGGCACCACCTCGGCCATCGGGTCGAAGCGCGTCCCGAACCGCCGCTCCATCCAGGCCACGATGGCCTCGCGGTAGGGCACGTGCCCCAACCCGAAGCCGTAGCGCCCCAGGGATGGCGTCTCGGCCGCCTGCTGCAAGGCGCGCACGGCCGCCGGGGGAGGCGCCAGGTCGGCATCCCCGGCCCCGAGGTCGATCACGTCGACCCCCCGCAGCAGCAGCTCGCGCTTCCGCTGGGGGACGTGGGCCAGGGGATAGACCGGAAACTGCGAGAAGCGGTGCGAGAAGCGAGGCACGGGACGCGCGGGGTTGAGGTGGAGGACGTCCTCAATCTAGCGAACGCCCCCCTGGCTCGAACCCTCAGCCGGCGGGCGCCTCCGACTCGTCGAGGACGGCGCCGATCGACGGCTCGGGCGCGGGGAGGGCGAAGGTGAAGACGCTCCCGCCCCCCGCGCGCGGTGTATAGGTCAATCGCCCGCCCTGCGCCTCCGCCAGCGTCTTCGCCATCGGGAGCCCGAGCCCGGCCCCGCCCACGTCGTACAGCACGTTCTTCGAGCGGAAGAACGGGATGAAGATGCGCCCCAGGTCTTCATCGGCGACCCCGGGCCCGCGGTCGCACACCTCGAGCACGAGTTCCCCGTCGCTCCGGTGCGCGACGAGCTCGATCGGCACGTGCGGCGGTGAGTACTTCGCCGCGTTGTCGAGGAGGTTGACGAGAACGCGCATCGAGGCCACGAAGTCGAAGCGCCCGACGAGCGGCCCGTCGTCGTCGATCACGATGCGGTGCAGGCGTCGCTCCCCCAGCAAGGGGGCGAGCTGCCGCACGGCGGCGCCGACCAGGTCCTCGAGCGTGTTCACGTCCATGTGGACCGTCAGCTCGCCGGCCCGGGCGCGCGAGAGGTCCAGGAGGTCGCCCACCATGCGCGACAGGCGATCGGCTTCCTCCTCGATCTGGCGCGCCCCCGCATCACCGCGGCGCGCGAGCGATGCCGCGAGCAGCTTGATCGTCGTGAGCGGCGTGCGCAGGTCGTGGGACACGGAGGCGAGCACCATGTCCTTCATGCGCGCGGCCTCTCGCAGCGCCTCCGCGTGCGCCGCGTCGGCCGCCAGCCGCATGCGATCCAGCCCGAGCGCCGCATACTGGGCCAGCGCCTGCAGCGTGGCGGCCCTCGTCCCCACGAGCGCCTCGTGGTTCACCCCGTCCACCCGCAACTCGCCGATCCGGACGCCGTCCGCCTGCAGCGGGAAGGTCAGTGATTGCAGCTGACCGAGCTCGGTGTCGACCGGGATGGCCGGCGCTCGCGTGGTGACCAGCGCCACTTCCTCGCCCTCCCCGTCGCCGCCTCCCCGGCTGATCCGGCATCGCTCGGCCCCCAGCAGTTCGCACGTCGCCGCCGCGACCCGCTGCAGCGCCGCCGACTGGCTTTCGGCGGACAACATCTCCGCCCCCAGGTCGGCCATCCGTTGCACCTCGGTGCTCCGCCGCCGCGCCAGCTCGGCCTCGCGCTTGGCCCGCGCCAGGAGCCGCGTGGAGACCGCCGCCGTCACGAGGAACGCCACCATGACGGTGATGTCGTGCGGCTTGCCGAGACTGAACGTCCCGAACGGGCGCTGGAAGACGATGTCGATCGCCACGAAGCCGAGCGTGGCGAGGAAGAACCCGAGCCGTTCACCCCCGAACGAGCTGGCCACGAGCACGAGCAGGAGCATCGGGAGGACGACGTGGACCTCGTCGACCGTCGCGCGGTGCGGCGCCATGACCGCCACGAAGACGACCATCGCGGCGGTCCACACCAGCCAGGCGAACAGCGGCTCCTCACGAAGTCGGCGCGCCAGGCGCAGCCATCCGGCCCGGCTCCCCTCCCGTGCCGCGCCCTCGTGGTTCATCCCCTCACGACAGCGCGCGCGGAATCTCGAAGCGATACCCCACGCCGGGTTCGGTCACGATGAGCTGCGGCGCCGAGGGGTCGGGCTCGATCTTCTTGCGCAGCGCGGTGATGAAGACCCGCAGGTACTGTGACGCATTGCCATGCGACCGCGCCCAGACGGCGTCGAACAGCTGGCGGTGCGTGAGCGTACGCCCCGCCTGCGTGGCCATGGTCCGTAGCAGTGACCACTCCAGCGGGGTCAGGTGGATCCGCTCCCCATCCCGGAAGGCACCGCGCCGATGAAAATCGATCTCGATGGCCCCCGCGCGGATGACCGCCGGCAGCTCGTTCTCCGAGACGGCCGCCCGACGCAGGTGGGCGCGCACGCGCGCCACCAGCTCCGCCCCCCCGAACGGCTTCGTGAGATAGTCGTCCGCCCCCAGGTCCAGGAGGCGCACCTTCTCGGCCTCGGAGTGCCGCGCCGACAAGACCACGATGGGGACCTGGCTCCAGGCCCGCAGTTCGCGGCACACGACGTCGCCCCCGAGGTCCGGGAGCCCGATGTCGAGGATGACCAGGTCCGGGCTCCGGGACGCGGCGAGGGAAAGCCCCTCCCCGCCCGACGCGGCGGAGATCACTCGCGCCCCTCGCTCCTCCAGCATCTGGGCAAGTGCCCGCCGGATCTGGGGTTCGTCGTCGATGATGAGGACGAGCGCGTCGATCTGCTCGAGGGGAACCACGAAAAGTTGATGCCCGATGGGCGTAGCGGTGGCTGTCATGACGTTTAGTCTGTCACGCAAATCCTTGCAGCAACATTACACCAAACCGCGACACCCGGCGAGCGCCCCCCCCGGACCGCCCCGACGCCCCCTATTTTCGGCGGACCAGCGTCAGGATCGTGTACGTCGCCACGAGCTCCGCATCCTGGTTCGACACGTTCACGTCCCACGCCACCACCCCCTGCGGCACGCCGTCCGCCGGCGTCTCCTTCACCGTCTTCTGCTTGCAGGTGAGCTTGGCCTGGATGGTATCGCCCGCGTAGACCGGCTTGGTGAAGCGGAGCCCCTCCATCCCGTAATTGGCGATGACCGGTCCCGGCGCCGGGTCCACGAAGAGTCCCGCCGCGGCCGCGATGACGAAGTACCCGTGCGCCACCCGGCGCCCGAACATCGACTCCCGAGCCGCGATCTCGTCCATGTGGGCGTAGAAGTGATCGCCGCTCAGGCAGGCGAAGTTGACGATGTCGGCCTCCGTCACGGTTCGCCGGTGGGTCGTGTAGGTCTCGCCGATGGCCAGCTCCTCGAAGTACTTGCGGAATGGGTGAATCCGGTCGCTCGGCTGGTCGGCGCCGGCGATCCACTCGTTGGTGATGCGGGTGATCGTCTGCGGCGCCCCCTGCACCGCGGTGCGCTGCATGTAGTGCATGACCCCGCGCACCCCTCCCAGCTCCTCGCCGCCGCCGGCGCGTCCCGGCCCACCGTGCACGAGGTGCGGGAGCGGCGAGCCGTGACCCGTCGCCTCCTTGGCACTGTGGCGGTTCATGACGTAGAGCCGCCCGTGGTAGGCCGCCGTGCCGAGGACCACGTCCCGGGCCACGTCGTCATCGGCGGTGAAGAGGGAGCCGCAGAGCGACCCCTTCCCCAGGCGCGCCAGGGCGATGGCGTCGCCCACGGTGGCGTACGGCATCACCGTGTTCACCGGCCCGAAGGCTTCGATCTCGTGCGGCGCGGGGTTGGCGAACGGATCGTTGCAGGCGAGGAGGGTGATGGGATAGAACGCCCCCTTCGACGCATCGGCGTTGACCAAGCCCTGCACCTCGCCGCCGCCGAAGACCACCTCGGCCCCCGACTGGATCGCCTCCGCCGCCTTGCGCACCTCGCGCACCTGCGCGCGCCCGGCGAGGGGGCCCATCTTCACCCCCTCCGCCGAGGGATCCCCCACCTTCACGTCGCCCAGACGCTTCCTTAGCGCGGCGACCACGTCCTCCATCACGTTCTCTGGGACGATCGTGCGCCGGATCGCGGTGCACTTCTGTCCGGCCTTGCTCGTCATCTCGCGTACGACCTCCTTGACGAAGAGGTCGAACTCGTCGGTGCCGGGGACGGCATCGGGGCCCAGGATCGAGCAGTTGAGTGAGTCGGCCTCCATGTTGAAGCGCACCGCGTTGCCGACAATGCGCTTCGACTCCTTGAGCATGCGCCCGGTGGACGCCGACCCGGTGAAGGCGACGGCGTCCTGGCACTCCAGGTGATCGAGGAGGTCACCGGCGCTCCCGCAGATGAGCTGCACGGCCCCCTCGGGGAGGATCCTCGACTCGAGCATCATCCGGAACGCGGCCTCCGTCAGGAAGGAGGTCAGCGTGGCCGGCTTCACGATGCAGGGGACCCCCGCCAGGAGCGACGGCGCCATCTTCTCCATCATCCCCCACACCGGGAAGTTGAAGGCGTTGATGTGCACCGCGACCCCTTCGAGGGGGACGCAGACGTGGCGCCCCACGAACGTTCCGTTCTTGGAGATCGCCTCGGGCGCGCCGTCCACGAAGAACGTCTCGTTGGGGAACTCGCGGCGCCCCTTGCTGGCGTAGACGAAGAACGTCCCGATCCCGCCGTCGATATCGATCCAGGAATCGCCCTTCGTCGCCCCGGTCGCCGTGGAGAGCGCGTACAACGCATCCTTTCGCTCCGAGAGATACCTGGCCATCTCCTTGAGCATCAGCGCACGCTGGTGGAACGTCATCCGCCGCAGCTTGGGACCGCCGACCGACCGCGCGTAGTCGAGCATCGCCTTGAAGTCGAGCCCTGCGCTGCTCGCTTCGGCCACCTTCTCCCCGGTGACGGCGTGGAAGAGGTCGGTGCCGGCACTGGTGCCCAGCACCCACTGGCCGAGGGCGTAGTTCTGGAGTCGCATGAGAGGTCTGGACGATATGGGGGAGCGGCGCCGGGGCGCCGGCGGGAAAGGTAATCCCTCGTCCTGGCCGGTTGGCGGCCCGGGCCGTGCGGGTTTCCAGCACGGGGCCGTCCGTGGTTCGCTCTTTACACCCCGACGCCCCGCGCCAAGCGTAGGAGGGCGGCGTCTCCAGCCGGAGGCGTCCGACCGCAGGGATGCCGCTGCACGCTCACCTTCGCAGGAGGAGCCATGCTGAGTCGTCATCCACTTCGCGAGGGCGTGCTTGCCGGCACGCTCGGGGCCACCGCGATCGCCGTGTGGACCTTCGCGATCGACGCGCTCACCGACCGCATCGGCGTGACCGCCGCCCTGCTCGGCGCCTGGATCTATCAGGCGTTAGGTCTCGGCTTCGGGGGGCGTGGCTTCCCGGCTCACGTGGTCACCTGGCTGGTCGCGCTGTTCATCGGCGTCACCATCATCGGCGTCGTGGCCAGCTACCTGTACAACGGTGCCGAGCGCAAGCCGTCGCTGGCCTTCGGCCTCATCATGCTGCTCCTG encodes:
- a CDS encoding translation initiation factor IF-1, yielding MAKQEAIELEGTVSEVLPNATFRVTIQGGHDVLATLGGKLRQHRIRILAGDAVRLEVSPYDLSRGRITFRYNTSRAQPSGG
- a CDS encoding carboxypeptidase, encoding MLAAAPLQAQSIASRYRSVAERIIAEAIKDSSAWDRIALLTETHGNRLSGSPALERAIDWVIAQMQADGLENVKGEPVMVPRWVRGNESAEMILPRRAPLPMLGLGGSIGTPASGITAEVMVATSFADLEKRASEAAGKIVLFNFPWVDYGTTGAYRRQGAIAAAKAGALASLIRSVTPYSMRTPHTGSMSYDPDVRKIPHAALTPEDADMIARMVQRGEKVVVKLTMEARTLADAPSRNVMGEIRGSEFPDEVIVMGGHIDSWDVGRGAMDDAGGVVAAWEALRVLKRLGLTPKRTIRVVGWTNEENGMRGGNGYRDARKGELDNHILAIESDGGVFKPLGFGFTGPDAAFARISEIGKLLDPIGAGKITKGGGGADIGPIMALGVPGMGLNVEDSKYFWYHHTDADTVDKLDPREVAMCVASMAVMAYVVADMPERLRPTGH
- a CDS encoding aminopeptidase codes for the protein MRGMALALAACAVAFPGAASAQERAAARARARELGVAPGIFRPGGLNAITDVAGVRVGQATVIEGDSVRTGVTAILPHGGNPFLDRVPAAIHVGNGFGKLLGVTQVRELGELETPILLTCTLCVWKAADAMVDWMLKRPGMEGVGSINPVVGETNDGVLNAIRSRPIRPEHVRAALEGASAGAVAEGAVGAGAGTVAFGWKGGIGTSSRVLPRSLGGYTVGVLVQSNFGGVLQVMGAPVGEALGRYAFKDDVDRERGDGSIMMVVATDAPLLDRNLERLAARAIMGLSRTGSSASNGSGDYVIAFSTAASVRRHLPAPRDTSRAASFRVSEELVNDATSALFQAVVEATEEAIYNSLFAATSVRSNARTVEALPLDEVRRILQQHGIRPR
- a CDS encoding DNA-binding response regulator, with translation MDALVLIIDDEPQIRRALAQMLEERGARVISAASGGEGLSLAASRSPDLVILDIGLPDLGGDVVCRELRAWSQVPIVVLSARHSEAEKVRLLDLGADDYLTKPFGGAELVARVRAHLRRAAVSENELPAVIRAGAIEIDFHRRGAFRDGERIHLTPLEWSLLRTMATQAGRTLTHRQLFDAVWARSHGNASQYLRVFITALRKKIEPDPSAPQLIVTEPGVGYRFEIPRALS
- a CDS encoding phenylacetic acid degradation bifunctional protein PaaZ; translated protein: MRLQNYALGQWVLGTSAGTDLFHAVTGEKVAEASSAGLDFKAMLDYARSVGGPKLRRMTFHQRALMLKEMARYLSERKDALYALSTATGATKGDSWIDIDGGIGTFFVYASKGRREFPNETFFVDGAPEAISKNGTFVGRHVCVPLEGVAVHINAFNFPVWGMMEKMAPSLLAGVPCIVKPATLTSFLTEAAFRMMLESRILPEGAVQLICGSAGDLLDHLECQDAVAFTGSASTGRMLKESKRIVGNAVRFNMEADSLNCSILGPDAVPGTDEFDLFVKEVVREMTSKAGQKCTAIRRTIVPENVMEDVVAALRKRLGDVKVGDPSAEGVKMGPLAGRAQVREVRKAAEAIQSGAEVVFGGGEVQGLVNADASKGAFYPITLLACNDPFANPAPHEIEAFGPVNTVMPYATVGDAIALARLGKGSLCGSLFTADDDVARDVVLGTAAYHGRLYVMNRHSAKEATGHGSPLPHLVHGGPGRAGGGEELGGVRGVMHYMQRTAVQGAPQTITRITNEWIAGADQPSDRIHPFRKYFEELAIGETYTTHRRTVTEADIVNFACLSGDHFYAHMDEIAARESMFGRRVAHGYFVIAAAAGLFVDPAPGPVIANYGMEGLRFTKPVYAGDTIQAKLTCKQKTVKETPADGVPQGVVAWDVNVSNQDAELVATYTILTLVRRK